In Deinococcus maricopensis DSM 21211, one genomic interval encodes:
- a CDS encoding lipid II:glycine glycyltransferase FemX — translation MRIELQEITDAHAYDAVVAALPITSALQGWGYGEARRVLGQTPQRYLLRKAGRTVGALQLLRKPLVAGLTTLYAPRGPALETLDDLPLVADALKRVGGVNVKIEPPVPVDASDVIPEALGPFTRAEAEQPEHTILVDTTRTEAELLADLHSMARRNVKAYAKNGVTVGRDDDFEAFWEIFTATNERAKLGAFPRAYYETMLREGGRYGGEAYLILARHEGRALAGGFYLALGGTTNYLYGGSIRDDRPGENGEPRKDVKAPTAFYWGSILDAKAHGYRALDLWGIPRVLDESKHSFGVFKMKENFGGRKVWFPGYQLALSPLAGALTRAQRLRKDLNNYRKRGTTKDVL, via the coding sequence GTGCGCATTGAGCTGCAGGAAATCACCGACGCCCACGCCTACGACGCCGTCGTCGCCGCCCTCCCCATCACCAGCGCCCTGCAGGGCTGGGGCTACGGAGAAGCGCGGCGCGTGCTGGGCCAGACGCCGCAACGCTACCTGCTCCGCAAGGCCGGTCGCACGGTCGGCGCGCTGCAACTGCTGCGCAAGCCGCTCGTGGCCGGCCTCACGACCCTGTACGCGCCGCGCGGCCCCGCCCTGGAAACCCTGGATGACCTCCCGCTCGTCGCCGACGCCCTCAAACGCGTCGGCGGCGTGAACGTGAAAATCGAACCGCCCGTCCCCGTGGACGCCAGCGACGTCATCCCCGAAGCGCTCGGGCCGTTCACGCGCGCCGAAGCGGAACAGCCGGAACACACCATCCTGGTGGACACCACCCGCACCGAAGCGGAACTGCTCGCGGACCTGCACAGCATGGCGCGGCGCAACGTGAAGGCCTACGCGAAAAACGGCGTGACCGTCGGCCGCGACGACGACTTCGAGGCGTTCTGGGAGATCTTCACCGCCACGAACGAACGCGCGAAACTCGGCGCGTTCCCCCGCGCATACTACGAAACCATGCTCCGCGAGGGCGGCCGGTACGGCGGCGAGGCGTACCTGATTCTCGCGCGGCACGAGGGGCGCGCCCTCGCCGGGGGGTTCTACCTCGCGCTGGGCGGCACCACCAACTACCTGTACGGCGGCAGCATCCGCGACGACCGCCCCGGCGAGAACGGCGAGCCCCGCAAGGACGTGAAGGCCCCCACCGCGTTCTACTGGGGCAGCATCCTGGACGCCAAGGCGCACGGCTACCGCGCACTGGACCTGTGGGGCATCCCCCGCGTCCTCGACGAGAGCAAGCACAGCTTCGGGGTGTTCAAGATGAAGGAGAACTTCGGCGGACGCAAGGTCTGGTTCCCCGGCTACCAACTGGCCCTCAGCCCGCTCGCCGGCGCGCTCACGCGCGCGCAGCGCCTCCGCAAGGACCTGAACAACTACCGCAAGCGCGGCACCACCAAAGACGTCCTGTGA
- a CDS encoding TetR family transcriptional regulator C-terminal domain-containing protein: MARTVDVVAERRRRAGLEKAAYLAIYQHGYARVTLADVARHAGVAKGTLAYHFGSKEGLIEAVMRRFVRTVAVSTRRAVRLAGTPDAKLVAFVEHQFYGLESTRRFYTVYVDFLSASTKSDALMRVQRAFLAESRALDEELARLSGAAGVEARAQQLRALVDGLSLRFLADDAPDLDVYRAVCLAGLRALLGFTSARAG, encoded by the coding sequence ATGGCGCGAACGGTGGACGTGGTGGCGGAGCGGCGGCGGCGCGCAGGTCTGGAGAAAGCGGCGTACCTCGCGATCTACCAGCACGGGTACGCGCGGGTGACGCTCGCGGACGTCGCGCGGCACGCGGGCGTCGCGAAGGGCACGCTCGCCTATCACTTCGGGAGCAAGGAGGGCCTGATTGAGGCGGTGATGCGGCGGTTCGTGCGGACCGTGGCGGTCAGCACGCGCCGCGCGGTGCGCCTCGCGGGCACGCCCGACGCGAAACTCGTGGCGTTCGTGGAGCATCAGTTCTACGGGCTGGAGAGCACGCGGCGGTTCTACACGGTGTACGTGGACTTCCTGTCGGCCAGCACGAAGAGTGACGCGCTGATGCGGGTACAGCGGGCGTTCCTGGCGGAGTCGCGCGCGCTCGACGAGGAGCTCGCGCGCCTGAGTGGCGCTGCGGGCGTGGAAGCGCGCGCGCAGCAGCTGCGCGCGCTGGTGGACGGCCTGAGCCTGCGCTTCCTGGCGGACGACGCGCCGGACCTGGACGTATACCGCGCGGTGTGCCTCGCGGGGCTGCGGGCGCTGCTGGGCTTTACGAGCGCGCGGGCGGGCTGA
- a CDS encoding group III truncated hemoglobin yields the protein MFLTTAPLPVDFPVPATPASAGALSSARALFVPHDALPVADVRDRPDRWATLSVVAGAVRAGVPVFAWGSGAALLGRALGAPVHPAGPLGRWWADDGAPPPRAPLAAEISAVPRGATLLAGWGDVPARWRHGAALAVVSQAPPPALLRAFLGELPEATTRAPSLLQQVGGEAGLAALVADFYARCRADEVLGPVFAAHVQDWAAHEARVTAFWVTMLGGPPAWRGNLNGVHAGLGVRGEHVARWLAHFEAACAAHLPAAAAQALSGRARAMAARLRGNGAHERRVP from the coding sequence ATGTTCTTGACGACGGCGCCACTTCCGGTGGACTTCCCGGTGCCGGCCACCCCGGCGAGCGCGGGGGCGTTATCGTCGGCGCGGGCGCTGTTCGTGCCGCACGACGCGCTGCCCGTCGCGGACGTGCGGGACCGCCCGGATCGCTGGGCGACGCTCAGCGTGGTGGCCGGCGCGGTGCGCGCGGGCGTGCCGGTGTTCGCCTGGGGCTCCGGGGCGGCGCTGCTGGGCCGCGCGCTGGGTGCGCCCGTGCACCCGGCTGGGCCGCTGGGCCGCTGGTGGGCGGATGACGGCGCGCCCCCTCCGCGCGCGCCCCTGGCGGCCGAGATCAGCGCCGTGCCGCGCGGGGCGACGCTGCTGGCCGGGTGGGGTGACGTGCCAGCCCGGTGGCGTCACGGTGCCGCGCTCGCCGTGGTGAGCCAGGCCCCACCCCCGGCACTGCTGCGCGCGTTCCTGGGGGAGCTGCCCGAGGCGACGACGCGCGCGCCGTCCCTGCTGCAGCAGGTGGGCGGCGAGGCGGGCCTGGCGGCGCTCGTCGCGGACTTCTACGCGCGGTGCCGCGCAGACGAAGTGCTCGGCCCGGTGTTCGCCGCGCACGTGCAGGACTGGGCGGCGCACGAGGCGCGCGTGACGGCGTTCTGGGTGACGATGCTGGGCGGCCCGCCCGCGTGGCGCGGCAACCTGAACGGGGTGCATGCGGGCCTGGGTGTGCGCGGCGAGCACGTGGCGCGCTGGCTCGCGCACTTCGAGGCGGCGTGCGCGGCGCACCTGCCTGCCGCGGCAGCGCAGGCCCTGTCGGGCCGGGCGCGCGCGATGGCGGCGCGGCTGCGCGGGAACGGCGCTCATGAGCGGCGCGTACCGTAG
- a CDS encoding c-type cytochrome, whose product MNGTKSTFWVSVTLLLALTVGGGVFGYRVATAEPPGAESSAEGDKAPNTANTGEGSQNQANGEMGQPEGNEQGAESGTGAQGGTALEGGTNPSQDASPEGQQAGNTGTDATGTPGSAAGSSGSDDGNNPDDQGTSSNGQSGTGASDSTTGQTENGANGATVQEAQESSTATAQPDASAPAGSGAPSASNTSEAEQVARTGNPEQGKAIFATCAGCHGSNGEGVVGPAINGNDGPKTWTLAQFTATLREGKTPERQLSTAMPRFSKEQIPDEAIPDLQAYIRTLD is encoded by the coding sequence ATGAACGGCACGAAAAGCACATTCTGGGTGAGCGTGACCCTGCTGCTGGCCTTGACGGTGGGCGGCGGGGTGTTCGGGTACCGCGTGGCCACGGCGGAACCGCCGGGCGCCGAGAGCAGCGCCGAGGGCGACAAGGCGCCGAACACGGCGAACACCGGCGAGGGCAGCCAGAACCAGGCGAACGGCGAAATGGGCCAGCCTGAAGGCAACGAGCAGGGCGCCGAAAGCGGCACGGGTGCGCAGGGCGGCACGGCCCTGGAGGGCGGCACGAACCCGTCGCAGGACGCGTCGCCGGAAGGGCAGCAGGCCGGGAACACCGGCACGGACGCCACGGGCACGCCGGGCAGTGCGGCGGGCAGCAGCGGCAGCGACGACGGGAACAACCCGGACGACCAGGGCACCAGCTCGAACGGCCAGAGCGGCACGGGCGCGAGCGACTCCACGACCGGCCAGACCGAGAACGGTGCGAACGGCGCGACCGTCCAGGAAGCGCAGGAAAGCAGCACCGCGACGGCCCAGCCGGACGCGAGCGCCCCGGCGGGCAGCGGCGCGCCGTCCGCCAGCAACACCAGCGAGGCCGAGCAGGTCGCGCGGACCGGCAACCCGGAGCAGGGCAAGGCCATTTTCGCGACGTGCGCGGGCTGCCACGGCTCGAACGGCGAGGGCGTCGTCGGCCCGGCCATCAACGGCAACGACGGCCCGAAAACGTGGACGCTGGCGCAGTTCACGGCGACGCTGCGCGAAGGCAAGACGCCCGAGCGGCAGCTCAGCACGGCCATGCCGCGCTTCTCGAAAGAGCAGATTCCGGACGAGGCCATCCCGGACCTGCAGGCGTACATCCGCACGCTGGACTGA
- a CDS encoding helical backbone metal receptor — MRVASLTPSNTEIVTALGLAHTLVGVDDHTDDPQAAHAARLGPDLSIDVDRLAALRPDLVLTSLSVPGMERVVEAVERASLPHLTLDPVTLADVTRDLHTVGAALGVPDRADALARDFERDLAAWRVHAPTPPRVLVEWWPKPVIGAARDSWITDLLAGLGAQNALAHLPVRSAPLTPEALRDLQLDLLVLSWCGARKLRPEVAHARGLGVPVACIHERYLGRPGPNLREGARLIAQALGVPA, encoded by the coding sequence GTGCGCGTCGCCTCCCTCACCCCCAGCAACACCGAGATCGTCACGGCCCTCGGGCTCGCCCACACCCTCGTTGGCGTGGACGACCACACCGACGACCCGCAGGCCGCGCACGCCGCGCGCCTCGGCCCGGACCTCAGCATCGACGTGGACCGCCTCGCGGCGCTCCGCCCGGACCTGGTCCTCACGTCCCTCAGCGTGCCCGGCATGGAACGGGTCGTGGAGGCCGTGGAGCGCGCCAGCCTCCCGCACCTCACCCTCGACCCAGTGACGCTCGCGGACGTCACGCGTGACCTGCACACCGTCGGCGCCGCCCTCGGCGTGCCGGACCGCGCCGACGCCCTCGCCCGCGACTTCGAACGTGACCTCGCCGCGTGGCGCGTGCACGCGCCCACGCCGCCACGCGTGCTCGTCGAGTGGTGGCCCAAGCCTGTGATCGGCGCCGCCCGCGACTCGTGGATCACGGACCTGCTCGCGGGCCTCGGCGCCCAGAACGCCCTCGCGCACCTGCCGGTGCGCAGCGCGCCCCTCACGCCCGAAGCGCTGCGTGACCTGCAGCTCGACCTGCTGGTGCTGTCCTGGTGCGGCGCCCGCAAGCTCCGCCCTGAAGTCGCGCACGCCCGCGGCCTCGGCGTGCCCGTCGCGTGCATTCACGAGCGTTACCTCGGGCGGCCCGGCCCGAACCTGCGTGAGGGCGCGCGGCTCATCGCTCAGGCGCTCGGCGTGCCCGCCTGA
- the kynU gene encoding kynureninase, which translates to MKRDAFPLPPGVYMDGNSLGLMPHAARAAVLRRLDEWATRAVNGWDSWFGLAESLAPSVARLVGAEPHEVAVTGSITSNLHALLATLYRPHGERRHLLATALDFPSDVYALQSWAERYGAEVRFVPSRDGHTLDDADIEASLTYDVAVALLPSVLYRSGQLLDIPRLTRAAHERGILIGWDAAHSAGSVPHELHAWDADFAVWCHYKYVNAGPGAPGGLFLHERHHDLAPGLRGWWGNHKGTQFDMTHTYHKAEGAGAYQQGTPPILALAALEGALEVFDEVGMPAIRARSLDLTAHFMRAVDAHLPELRVVTPREEARRGGHVALAHPDAHLLSLGLRARGITPDFRAPDILRLAPVALYNDERDIDLTVQALRALLDAGHLEQYRAHEQAVR; encoded by the coding sequence TTGAAGCGCGACGCGTTCCCCCTGCCGCCCGGCGTGTACATGGACGGCAACAGCCTCGGCCTGATGCCGCACGCCGCGCGCGCCGCCGTGCTGCGCCGCCTCGACGAGTGGGCGACGCGCGCCGTGAACGGCTGGGACAGCTGGTTCGGCCTCGCGGAGTCCCTCGCGCCGTCCGTTGCGCGCCTGGTCGGCGCGGAGCCGCACGAGGTGGCCGTGACGGGCAGCATCACCTCGAACCTGCACGCCCTGCTCGCCACCCTGTACCGCCCGCACGGCGAGCGGCGGCACCTGCTCGCCACCGCCCTCGACTTCCCCAGCGACGTGTACGCCCTGCAGTCCTGGGCGGAACGGTACGGCGCGGAGGTGCGTTTCGTGCCCAGCCGCGACGGCCACACCCTCGACGACGCGGACATCGAAGCCAGCCTCACGTACGACGTCGCCGTGGCGCTCCTCCCGAGCGTCCTGTACCGCAGCGGCCAGCTGCTCGACATCCCCCGCCTCACGCGCGCCGCACACGAACGCGGCATCCTGATCGGCTGGGACGCCGCGCACTCCGCCGGCAGCGTCCCGCACGAGCTGCACGCCTGGGACGCGGACTTCGCCGTGTGGTGCCACTACAAGTACGTGAACGCCGGCCCGGGCGCGCCCGGCGGGCTGTTCCTGCACGAACGGCACCATGACCTCGCGCCCGGCCTGCGCGGCTGGTGGGGGAACCACAAGGGCACGCAGTTCGACATGACGCACACGTACCACAAAGCCGAAGGGGCGGGCGCGTACCAGCAGGGCACCCCGCCGATCCTCGCGCTCGCCGCGCTCGAAGGGGCACTGGAGGTGTTCGACGAGGTCGGCATGCCCGCCATTCGCGCGCGCAGCCTGGACCTCACGGCGCACTTCATGCGCGCCGTCGACGCGCACCTGCCGGAACTGCGCGTCGTGACGCCCCGCGAGGAGGCGCGCCGGGGCGGGCACGTGGCCCTCGCGCACCCGGACGCGCACCTGCTGTCGCTGGGGTTGCGCGCGCGCGGCATCACGCCGGACTTCCGCGCGCCGGACATCCTGCGCCTCGCCCCCGTCGCGCTGTACAACGACGAGCGCGACATCGACCTGACCGTGCAGGCGTTGCGGGCGCTGCTGGACGCCGGTCACCTGGAGCAGTACCGCGCGCACGAACAGGCCGTGCGGTAA
- a CDS encoding M1 family metallopeptidase — translation MLRAALLALALSAAPTTFDAPRGSGDRLYPKLGDAALDVTHYDLALRTDPGVDHLDGQATLTITARAALQQLNLDLLGPTVRTVTLNGAPASFRHANGKLMIRTPAIIPTGRTFTVRVTYAGPSGVVTDLTSVGGDRIGWLTTTRGSYVLAEPDGARTYYPANDHPADGATYTLHVNAPRAVQVVASGEPAGQDTAGARTTHHFRVTQPIPSYALTVHVNRLDVVTRAGPDGITLRDAYPVGLPAAQRAPFARTSEMLTFLQDLLGPYPHRTYGVAITGERHSALETATLSTFPGGPTSERVAVHELAHQWFGDSLRLGDWSDIWLNEGFATYTELLWDEAHGANTDALVARWVRRARQAPRPLLARTPAELFDATTYDRGALTLHALRRTVGDPPFRRILRAYVERFTGRAVRTDDFLSVVRDVAGESAVTTLRPWIDAREVPALP, via the coding sequence ATGCTGCGCGCCGCCCTGCTCGCCCTCGCCCTGAGCGCGGCCCCCACCACCTTTGACGCGCCGCGCGGCTCCGGCGACCGCCTGTACCCGAAGCTCGGCGACGCCGCCCTGGACGTCACGCACTACGACCTCGCGCTGCGCACCGACCCCGGTGTGGATCACCTGGACGGCCAGGCAACCCTCACGATCACCGCGCGCGCCGCCCTACAGCAGCTGAACCTCGACCTGCTCGGCCCCACCGTGCGCACCGTCACGCTGAACGGCGCGCCCGCCTCGTTCCGCCACGCGAACGGCAAACTCATGATCCGCACACCCGCAATCATCCCGACCGGCCGGACCTTCACTGTCCGCGTCACGTACGCCGGGCCGAGCGGCGTGGTCACGGACCTCACCAGCGTGGGCGGCGACCGCATCGGCTGGCTCACCACCACGCGGGGCAGCTACGTCCTCGCGGAACCTGACGGCGCGCGCACCTACTACCCCGCGAACGATCACCCCGCCGACGGTGCCACGTACACGCTGCACGTCAATGCCCCCCGCGCCGTGCAGGTGGTCGCGAGCGGCGAACCCGCGGGGCAGGACACGGCCGGCGCGCGCACCACACACCACTTCCGCGTTACGCAGCCCATCCCCTCGTACGCCCTCACGGTCCACGTGAACCGCCTCGACGTCGTCACGCGCGCCGGCCCGGACGGCATCACCCTCCGCGACGCGTACCCGGTGGGCCTGCCCGCCGCGCAGCGCGCCCCGTTCGCCCGCACCAGCGAGATGCTCACGTTCCTGCAGGACCTGCTCGGCCCGTATCCGCACCGCACGTACGGCGTGGCCATCACGGGCGAGCGGCACTCCGCGCTCGAAACGGCCACGCTCAGCACCTTCCCAGGCGGCCCCACGAGCGAACGCGTCGCCGTGCACGAACTCGCGCACCAGTGGTTCGGCGACAGCCTCCGCCTCGGCGACTGGAGCGACATCTGGCTCAACGAGGGCTTCGCCACGTACACCGAACTGCTGTGGGACGAAGCGCACGGCGCCAACACCGACGCGCTCGTGGCCCGCTGGGTGCGCCGCGCCCGCCAGGCACCCCGGCCGCTGCTCGCGCGCACGCCCGCCGAGCTGTTCGATGCCACCACCTACGACCGGGGCGCCCTGACCCTCCACGCGCTGCGCCGCACCGTCGGCGACCCGCCCTTCCGGCGGATCCTGCGCGCGTACGTGGAACGCTTCACGGGCCGCGCCGTCCGCACTGACGACTTCCTGAGCGTCGTGCGGGACGTGGCAGGGGAGAGCGCCGTCACCACCCTGCGCCCCTGGATCGACGCGCGCGAGGTGCCCGCCCTCCCCTGA
- a CDS encoding cyclase family protein, translating to MNLSRVRDISRSLTPGHPNWPGDAPFSVEPAARIANGDTVNTGVLSTSTHTGTHVDAPWHYDDAGVRLHDVPLDVYLGRARVIHATGHALVPASVLDGLDDLPERLLVYTGQPAHWADFPQDFTALSPEFVRAAHARGVRLVGTDSPSVDPLDSKTLDAHHTFAETGLFIVEGLNLAGVPEGEYDLVCLALPLHGVDGSPARAILLERDA from the coding sequence ATGAACCTCAGCCGCGTCCGCGACATCAGCCGCAGCCTCACGCCCGGTCACCCGAACTGGCCCGGCGACGCCCCGTTCAGCGTCGAACCGGCCGCGCGCATCGCGAACGGCGACACCGTGAACACCGGCGTACTCAGCACCAGCACCCACACCGGCACGCACGTGGACGCCCCCTGGCACTACGACGACGCGGGCGTGCGCCTGCACGACGTGCCGCTGGACGTGTACCTCGGGCGCGCGCGCGTCATCCACGCGACCGGGCATGCGTTGGTGCCCGCCAGCGTCCTCGACGGCCTCGACGACCTGCCCGAGCGGCTGCTCGTGTACACCGGGCAGCCCGCGCACTGGGCGGACTTCCCGCAGGACTTTACGGCCCTGTCGCCGGAGTTCGTGCGCGCCGCCCACGCGCGCGGCGTGCGTCTGGTCGGCACGGACAGCCCCAGCGTAGACCCGCTGGACAGCAAGACGCTCGACGCGCATCACACCTTCGCGGAAACGGGCCTGTTCATCGTGGAGGGCCTGAACCTCGCAGGCGTGCCTGAAGGGGAGTACGACCTCGTGTGCCTCGCGCTGCCGCTGCACGGCGTGGACGGCTCGCCCGCCCGCGCGATCCTGCTGGAGCGCGACGCTTGA
- a CDS encoding peptidylprolyl isomerase: MKQVLLTFALLAGGAALAQTTPAPTPAPATTAAAPARDPQTVVARIGTQTLTLADFESAYRQAVAQVVNAQGVPLSADVLPYFVQYRPEILEQVARQRAVLQLAANSGLKVDTAKVDQSIEDLRKEYPADADYTDALEGSGYVSEAALRQSIADAQLYRAYLDTIRGKFKFSDSVVNGYYLSHKADFTRPAEACAKHILLKDDATARTVAARLSKGEDFAKVAAEVSEDPGSKGQGGDLGCLAPGDTVPEFDAAVFKGPLNTVQTVKTQFGTHLVVVTKRTDAGLAPLAEAADQIRDTLANEAAQKYINAQLVKVKVEVFKDLVTEAAPKE; encoded by the coding sequence GTGAAACAAGTTCTGTTGACGTTCGCGCTGCTCGCGGGCGGCGCGGCCCTCGCGCAAACCACTCCGGCGCCCACGCCTGCCCCCGCCACGACCGCGGCGGCGCCCGCCCGCGACCCGCAGACGGTCGTGGCGCGCATCGGCACGCAGACGCTGACGCTCGCGGACTTCGAGAGCGCGTACCGCCAGGCGGTCGCGCAGGTCGTGAACGCGCAGGGCGTGCCGCTCAGCGCCGACGTGCTCCCGTACTTCGTGCAGTACCGCCCGGAAATCCTGGAGCAGGTTGCGCGTCAGCGTGCGGTCCTGCAGCTCGCCGCGAACAGCGGCCTGAAGGTGGACACCGCGAAAGTCGATCAGTCCATCGAGGACCTCCGCAAGGAGTACCCGGCGGACGCGGACTACACCGACGCCCTCGAAGGCAGCGGGTACGTGAGCGAGGCGGCGCTCCGCCAGAGCATCGCGGACGCGCAGCTGTACCGCGCGTACCTCGACACCATCCGCGGGAAGTTCAAGTTCAGCGACAGCGTCGTGAACGGTTACTACCTGTCGCACAAGGCGGACTTCACGCGGCCCGCCGAGGCGTGCGCGAAGCACATCCTGCTGAAGGACGACGCGACCGCGCGGACCGTCGCGGCGCGCCTGAGCAAGGGCGAGGACTTCGCGAAGGTCGCGGCTGAAGTCAGCGAGGACCCGGGCAGCAAGGGCCAGGGCGGCGACCTCGGCTGCCTCGCGCCGGGCGACACCGTGCCGGAGTTCGACGCGGCGGTTTTCAAAGGCCCCCTGAACACCGTGCAGACCGTCAAGACGCAGTTCGGCACGCACCTCGTGGTCGTCACGAAGCGCACGGACGCGGGCCTCGCGCCGCTCGCGGAAGCCGCCGATCAGATCCGCGACACGCTCGCGAACGAAGCCGCGCAGAAGTACATCAACGCGCAGCTTGTGAAGGTCAAGGTGGAGGTCTTCAAGGACCTCGTGACCGAAGCCGCTCCGAAAGAGTAA
- a CDS encoding MarR family winged helix-turn-helix transcriptional regulator, with the protein MPTRFEGTEAERAALDAYIKLWRAAHAVEVQANRHLSEYGLTLSQFSVLEALYHVGPLSQRAIARKILKSSGNLTLVIDNLERDGLVRRERDARDRRVFTVSLTEQGRALIMRVMPPHVAGIVDVFAALDAAELAQLAALTRKLGLSLMDDPA; encoded by the coding sequence ATGCCGACGCGTTTTGAAGGAACGGAAGCGGAGCGCGCCGCGCTGGATGCCTACATCAAGTTGTGGCGCGCGGCGCACGCCGTGGAAGTGCAGGCCAACCGGCACCTGAGCGAGTACGGACTGACGCTCAGCCAGTTCAGCGTGCTGGAGGCGCTGTATCACGTTGGTCCGCTGAGTCAGCGGGCCATTGCGCGCAAGATCCTGAAGTCCAGCGGGAACCTCACGCTGGTGATCGACAACCTGGAGCGCGACGGGCTGGTGCGGCGCGAGCGCGACGCGCGGGACCGCCGGGTGTTCACGGTGTCGCTCACGGAGCAGGGGCGGGCGCTGATCATGCGGGTGATGCCGCCGCACGTGGCGGGCATCGTGGACGTGTTCGCGGCGCTGGACGCAGCGGAGCTCGCGCAGCTCGCGGCGCTCACGCGCAAGCTGGGCCTGTCGTTGATGGACGACCCTGCCTGA
- a CDS encoding S49 family peptidase → MSVFKNLPFSRSDDAPADLPKGVTRPTWVVVDVAGEYKLRGSGHPVQQLLSREDTLAAFEAKLEKLGNAPWLHGVLLRFGELTCGLVRARALARAIARLNEHKRTVAFVPHLNATTLLAASGAREITSPESAEVMLQGFAMETTYLGAFLKKHGVAFENVRIREFKAALTRFSDEGMDAHNREQLSALLAGTEAAWVEELARARRVPEDTVRGWLTDPVTSADGARARGLIDRVAYEDELVTPAVRTFAQTAQYLTAKPQAPRRAKGDGRVAVVSVEGSIVTGRSRNNPLPIPLVGGAMAGSDTVVAALRRAKADKATRAIVLYVDSPGGSALASDLIWREVQTSEKPVVAVMGAVAASGGYYVVAGAQRILASPYTITGSIGVVTGKPVLEAFNARHGLNPERVARQEHALMYSSSRPFSEGELALVERSIEEVYARFTARVAAGRKLSVARVDELGRGRIWSGQDALTHGLIDELGDLRAGVERACELAGLPYGSAVWHVDAPRGGKLPEFAREAAGVTFTPVLAELFRERTLLLSPHVVRVQ, encoded by the coding sequence ATGAGTGTCTTCAAGAACCTGCCGTTCTCCCGTTCCGACGACGCGCCCGCCGACCTGCCGAAAGGCGTGACGCGCCCCACCTGGGTGGTGGTGGACGTCGCGGGCGAGTACAAGCTGCGCGGCAGCGGGCATCCCGTTCAGCAGCTCCTGAGCCGCGAGGACACCCTCGCGGCGTTCGAGGCGAAACTGGAGAAGCTCGGGAACGCGCCGTGGCTGCACGGTGTGCTGCTGCGCTTCGGGGAGCTGACGTGCGGCCTGGTGCGCGCGCGTGCCCTGGCGCGCGCGATAGCGCGCCTGAACGAGCACAAGCGCACTGTGGCGTTCGTGCCACACCTGAACGCGACGACGCTGCTCGCGGCGAGCGGCGCGCGGGAAATCACGTCGCCGGAGAGCGCGGAGGTGATGCTGCAGGGCTTCGCGATGGAAACGACGTACCTGGGGGCGTTCCTTAAGAAGCATGGGGTGGCGTTCGAGAACGTCCGCATCCGCGAGTTCAAGGCGGCGCTCACGCGCTTCAGTGACGAGGGCATGGACGCGCATAACCGCGAGCAGCTCTCCGCGCTGCTCGCGGGCACGGAGGCGGCGTGGGTGGAGGAACTGGCGCGCGCGCGGCGCGTGCCGGAGGACACGGTGCGCGGGTGGCTGACGGACCCGGTCACGAGCGCGGACGGCGCGCGGGCGCGTGGCCTGATTGACCGCGTGGCGTACGAGGACGAGCTGGTGACGCCGGCCGTGCGGACGTTCGCGCAGACGGCGCAGTACCTGACCGCGAAGCCGCAGGCGCCGCGCCGCGCGAAGGGCGACGGGCGCGTGGCGGTCGTATCGGTGGAGGGGTCGATCGTGACGGGCCGCAGCCGCAACAACCCGCTGCCGATTCCGCTGGTGGGCGGCGCGATGGCGGGCAGCGATACGGTCGTGGCGGCGCTGCGCCGCGCGAAGGCGGACAAGGCCACGCGCGCGATTGTCCTGTACGTGGATTCGCCGGGGGGAAGCGCGCTCGCGAGCGACCTGATCTGGCGGGAGGTGCAGACGTCCGAGAAGCCGGTCGTGGCGGTGATGGGCGCGGTCGCGGCGAGCGGCGGGTATTACGTGGTGGCGGGCGCGCAACGCATCCTGGCGAGCCCGTACACGATCACGGGGAGTATCGGCGTCGTGACGGGCAAGCCGGTGCTGGAGGCGTTCAATGCGCGGCACGGCCTGAACCCGGAACGGGTGGCGCGGCAGGAGCACGCGCTGATGTACAGCAGCAGCCGCCCGTTCTCGGAAGGGGAGCTGGCGCTGGTGGAACGCAGCATCGAGGAGGTGTACGCGCGGTTCACGGCGCGCGTCGCGGCGGGCCGCAAGTTGAGTGTGGCGCGCGTGGACGAGCTGGGGCGTGGCCGCATCTGGAGCGGGCAGGACGCGCTGACGCACGGCCTGATTGACGAGCTGGGTGACCTGCGGGCGGGCGTGGAGCGCGCGTGCGAGCTGGCAGGGCTGCCGTACGGGAGCGCGGTGTGGCACGTGGACGCGCCGCGCGGCGGGAAGCTGCCGGAGTTCGCGCGGGAGGCGGCGGGCGTGACGTTCACGCCGGTGCTGGCGGAGCTGTTCCGCGAGCGGACGCTGCTGCTGTCGCCGCACGTCGTGCGGGTGCAGTGA